From the genome of Malus sylvestris chromosome 6, drMalSylv7.2, whole genome shotgun sequence, one region includes:
- the LOC126624932 gene encoding uncharacterized protein LOC126624932, producing the protein MECSHDHKVSKEEVIAKLKDDGDFDRLRRSIILKLKNNEELRENIASIVKQSATLNREGAENMKPRQLSDDIYQEVGDQVMSHVSDGLWGIIRSSDGMKSEIAETVQSVYNKLTNPNGEAEGEPSTRDVPVQYKVDSNGLVVAVASEIDDKLSDNEPKIPPGFCFSGNYQKNDNDALQLPLPHVKGAIEEWKGSSHQLQDRMDDSVDNRMAPGISTDMEHKQACDGSDEDPDVPPGFG; encoded by the exons ATGGAGTGCTCGCACGACCACAAGGTCAGCAAAGAGGAGGTGATCGCCAAGCTCAAGGACGACGGAGACTTCGACAGGCTCCGCCGCAGCATCATCCTCAAGCTAAAAAACAAT GAAGAATTGCGAGAAAATATTGCTTCTATTGTGAAGCAATCGGCCACGCTTAATCGTGAAGGTGCTGAGAATATGAAACCCAGACAGCTTTCCGATGACATTTATCAGGAGGTTGG GGACCAAGTAATGAGCCACGTATCTGATGGGTTGTGGGGTATAATCAGATCAAGTGATGGCATGAAAAGTGAAATAGCAGAAACTGTTCAATCCGTCTACAATAAATTGACTAACCCAAATGGGGAAGCTGAGGGTGAACCCTCCACTCGTGATGTTCCAGTTCAATACAAAGTTGACAGTAATGGCTTAGTTGTTGCTGTCGCCAGTGAAATTGATGATAAGTTGTCTGACAATGAGCCAAAAATACCACCGGGATTTTGTTTTTCTGGCAATTATCAGAAAAATGATAATGATGCGTTACAACTACCTCTACCTCATGTTAAAGGAGCCATTGAAGAATGGAAGGGAAGTTCACACCAGTTACAAGATAGGATGGATGATTCTGTTGATAACAGAATGGCACCTGGCATTTCTACAGACATGGAGCACAAGCAGGCATGTGATGGTAGTGATGAGGACCCTGATGTGCCTCCaggttttggttga
- the LOC126624963 gene encoding uncharacterized protein LOC126624963 isoform X1 yields the protein MNEPILEEAFHNSGKVILIFSVNMSGAFQGYAQMISSVGWRRDNVWSQGSSRSNPWGRSFKVKWLRLNDLPFQKTLHLKNPLNEYKPVKISRDCQELSPDVGEVLCELLDGTDDVHGLPNGIPMDDFPSKRPCLEPPCSLGEEEYNVGPMHLSWSQTPMMYPSFLYQQQAEANRYPLANQRSTESRLASFLLTEDDFLEMSYEEYLEAQSRSCKELCLPGSRSEESSRSRMQEHDSNLSYASYRSCSRKRPHHSSHRQSQY from the exons ATGAATGAACCAATTTTGGAAGAAGCCTTTCAT AACTCTGGTAAAGTAATTTTAATATTCAGTGTCAACATGAGTGGTGCCTTCCAAGGGTATGCTCAAATGATATCTTCTGTTGGATGGAGACGAGACAATGTATGGAGTCAAGGAAGTAGTAGAAGTAATCCATGGGGACGAAGTTTTAAGGTCAAATGGCTTCGGCTAAATgatcttcctttccaaaagactCTTCATCTCAAAAATCCATTGAATGAGTACAAACCCGTTAAAATTAGCAGAGACTGCcag GAGTTGTCTCCAGATGTTGGAGAAGTTCTTTGTGAGCTTCTTGATGGGACGGATGATGTGCACGGCTTACCGAACGG TATTCCCATGGATGATTTTCCTTCAAAAAGGCCTTGTTTAGAGCCTCCATGTTCATTAGGGGAGGAAGAGTATAATGTGGGTCCCATGCATCTATCGTGGTCCCAGACACCCATGATGTATCCTTCGTTTCTTTACCAGCAGCAGGCTGAAGCAAATAGATATCCTTTAGCAAATCAGAGATCTACTG AAAGTCGTCTAGCTAGCTTTCTTCTGACTGAAGATGATTTTTTGGAAATG tCTTATGAAGAATACCTGGAGGCCCAAAGCAGAAGTTGCAAGGAATTATGTCTGCCT GGTTCTAGATCAGAGGAATCATCAAGAAGTAGAATGCAGGAACATGATTC AAACTTAAGCTATGCAAGCTACCGCAGCTGCTCAAGGAAAAGGCCTCATCATTCATCCCACAGGCAATCACAATACTGA
- the LOC126624963 gene encoding uncharacterized protein LOC126624963 isoform X2 — MNQFWKKPFIVNMSGAFQGYAQMISSVGWRRDNVWSQGSSRSNPWGRSFKVKWLRLNDLPFQKTLHLKNPLNEYKPVKISRDCQELSPDVGEVLCELLDGTDDVHGLPNGIPMDDFPSKRPCLEPPCSLGEEEYNVGPMHLSWSQTPMMYPSFLYQQQAEANRYPLANQRSTESRLASFLLTEDDFLEMSYEEYLEAQSRSCKELCLPGSRSEESSRSRMQEHDSNLSYASYRSCSRKRPHHSSHRQSQY; from the exons ATGAACCAATTTTGGAAGAAGCCTTTCAT TGTCAACATGAGTGGTGCCTTCCAAGGGTATGCTCAAATGATATCTTCTGTTGGATGGAGACGAGACAATGTATGGAGTCAAGGAAGTAGTAGAAGTAATCCATGGGGACGAAGTTTTAAGGTCAAATGGCTTCGGCTAAATgatcttcctttccaaaagactCTTCATCTCAAAAATCCATTGAATGAGTACAAACCCGTTAAAATTAGCAGAGACTGCcag GAGTTGTCTCCAGATGTTGGAGAAGTTCTTTGTGAGCTTCTTGATGGGACGGATGATGTGCACGGCTTACCGAACGG TATTCCCATGGATGATTTTCCTTCAAAAAGGCCTTGTTTAGAGCCTCCATGTTCATTAGGGGAGGAAGAGTATAATGTGGGTCCCATGCATCTATCGTGGTCCCAGACACCCATGATGTATCCTTCGTTTCTTTACCAGCAGCAGGCTGAAGCAAATAGATATCCTTTAGCAAATCAGAGATCTACTG AAAGTCGTCTAGCTAGCTTTCTTCTGACTGAAGATGATTTTTTGGAAATG tCTTATGAAGAATACCTGGAGGCCCAAAGCAGAAGTTGCAAGGAATTATGTCTGCCT GGTTCTAGATCAGAGGAATCATCAAGAAGTAGAATGCAGGAACATGATTC AAACTTAAGCTATGCAAGCTACCGCAGCTGCTCAAGGAAAAGGCCTCATCATTCATCCCACAGGCAATCACAATACTGA